From Tamandua tetradactyla isolate mTamTet1 chromosome 26, mTamTet1.pri, whole genome shotgun sequence, a single genomic window includes:
- the PURG gene encoding purine-rich element-binding protein gamma isoform X2, whose amino-acid sequence MERARRRGGGGGGRGRGGKNVGGSGLSKSRLYPQAQHSHYPHYAASATPNLTGGAAEIQELASKRVDIQKKRFYLDVKQSSRGRFLKIAEVWIGRGRQDNIRKSKLTLSLSVAAELKDCLGDFIEHYAHLGLKGHRQELGHSKEQSSRRRQKHSAPSPPVSVGSEEHPHSVLKTDYIERDNRKYYLDLKENQRGRFLRIRQTMMRGTGMIGYFGHSLGQEQTIVLPAQGMIEFRDALVQLIEDYGEGDIEERRGGDDDPLELPEGTSFRVDNKRFYFDVGSNKYGIFLKRFPQIHCILYFTFPQIA is encoded by the exons ATGGAAAGAGCCAGGCGAAGGGGAGGCGGCGGCGGTGGCCGCGGCCGCGGAGGCAAGAATGTAGGGGGCTCTGGCCTAAGCAAGAGTAGACTCTATCCTCAGGCCCAGCACTCCCACTACCCCCACTACGCGGCTTCAGCCACCCCTAATCTGACGGGAGGTGCCGCCGAAATCCAGGAGCTGGCCTCCAAACGAGTGGACATCCAGAAAAAGAGGTTTTACCTGGACGTGAAGCAAAGCTCCCGGGGCCGATTTCTAAAGATAGCCGAAGTCTGGATAGGGAGAGGCCGGCAGGACAATATCAGAAAGAGTAAACTGACTCTCTCTCTGTCGGTGGCAGCGGAACTGAAGGATTGCTTGGGGGACTTCATCGAGCACTACGCTCACTTGGGCCTGAAAGGTCACCGGCAGGAGCTTGGCCACAGCAAAGAGCAAAGCTCCAGGAGGAGACAGAAGCACTCGGCACCCTCCCCGCCAGTCTCAGTGGGGTCCGAAGAGCACCCTCATAGTGTCCTCAAAACAGACTATATAGAGAGGGACAATAGGAAATATTATCTAGATCTAAAAGAAAATCAACGGGGTCGCTTCCTAAGGATTAGACAGACCATGATGCGGGGGACTGGCATGATAGGTTATTTTGGCCACAGTTTGGGCCAAGAGCAGACAATTGTCCTCCCAGCTCAAGGAATGATTGAGTTTCGTGATGCCTTGGTTCAGCTAATTGAAGATTATGGCGAAGGGGACATAGAAGAGCGAAGAGGTGGAGACGATGACCCACTTGAACTCCCAGAGGGGACTTCTTTCAGAGTGGACAATAAAAGGTTCTACTTTGATGTGGGCTCTAATAAATATGGAATTTTCCTGAAG AGGTTTCCCCAAATACATTGCATATTGTATTTCACGTTTCCTCAAATAGCATGA
- the PURG gene encoding purine-rich element-binding protein gamma isoform X3 has product MERARRRGGGGGGRGRGGKNVGGSGLSKSRLYPQAQHSHYPHYAASATPNLTGGAAEIQELASKRVDIQKKRFYLDVKQSSRGRFLKIAEVWIGRGRQDNIRKSKLTLSLSVAAELKDCLGDFIEHYAHLGLKGHRQELGHSKEQSSRRRQKHSAPSPPVSVGSEEHPHSVLKTDYIERDNRKYYLDLKENQRGRFLRIRQTMMRGTGMIGYFGHSLGQEQTIVLPAQGMIEFRDALVQLIEDYGEGDIEERRGGDDDPLELPEGTSFRVDNKRFYFDVGSNKYGIFLKLTNYP; this is encoded by the coding sequence ATGGAAAGAGCCAGGCGAAGGGGAGGCGGCGGCGGTGGCCGCGGCCGCGGAGGCAAGAATGTAGGGGGCTCTGGCCTAAGCAAGAGTAGACTCTATCCTCAGGCCCAGCACTCCCACTACCCCCACTACGCGGCTTCAGCCACCCCTAATCTGACGGGAGGTGCCGCCGAAATCCAGGAGCTGGCCTCCAAACGAGTGGACATCCAGAAAAAGAGGTTTTACCTGGACGTGAAGCAAAGCTCCCGGGGCCGATTTCTAAAGATAGCCGAAGTCTGGATAGGGAGAGGCCGGCAGGACAATATCAGAAAGAGTAAACTGACTCTCTCTCTGTCGGTGGCAGCGGAACTGAAGGATTGCTTGGGGGACTTCATCGAGCACTACGCTCACTTGGGCCTGAAAGGTCACCGGCAGGAGCTTGGCCACAGCAAAGAGCAAAGCTCCAGGAGGAGACAGAAGCACTCGGCACCCTCCCCGCCAGTCTCAGTGGGGTCCGAAGAGCACCCTCATAGTGTCCTCAAAACAGACTATATAGAGAGGGACAATAGGAAATATTATCTAGATCTAAAAGAAAATCAACGGGGTCGCTTCCTAAGGATTAGACAGACCATGATGCGGGGGACTGGCATGATAGGTTATTTTGGCCACAGTTTGGGCCAAGAGCAGACAATTGTCCTCCCAGCTCAAGGAATGATTGAGTTTCGTGATGCCTTGGTTCAGCTAATTGAAGATTATGGCGAAGGGGACATAGAAGAGCGAAGAGGTGGAGACGATGACCCACTTGAACTCCCAGAGGGGACTTCTTTCAGAGTGGACAATAAAAGGTTCTACTTTGATGTGGGCTCTAATAAATATGGAATTTTCCTGAAG
- the PURG gene encoding purine-rich element-binding protein gamma isoform X1 — protein sequence MERARRRGGGGGGRGRGGKNVGGSGLSKSRLYPQAQHSHYPHYAASATPNLTGGAAEIQELASKRVDIQKKRFYLDVKQSSRGRFLKIAEVWIGRGRQDNIRKSKLTLSLSVAAELKDCLGDFIEHYAHLGLKGHRQELGHSKEQSSRRRQKHSAPSPPVSVGSEEHPHSVLKTDYIERDNRKYYLDLKENQRGRFLRIRQTMMRGTGMIGYFGHSLGQEQTIVLPAQGMIEFRDALVQLIEDYGEGDIEERRGGDDDPLELPEGTSFRVDNKRFYFDVGSNKYGIFLKVSEVRPPYRNTITVPFKAWTRFGENFIKYEEEMRKICNSHKEKRMDGRRASGEEQECLD from the coding sequence ATGGAAAGAGCCAGGCGAAGGGGAGGCGGCGGCGGTGGCCGCGGCCGCGGAGGCAAGAATGTAGGGGGCTCTGGCCTAAGCAAGAGTAGACTCTATCCTCAGGCCCAGCACTCCCACTACCCCCACTACGCGGCTTCAGCCACCCCTAATCTGACGGGAGGTGCCGCCGAAATCCAGGAGCTGGCCTCCAAACGAGTGGACATCCAGAAAAAGAGGTTTTACCTGGACGTGAAGCAAAGCTCCCGGGGCCGATTTCTAAAGATAGCCGAAGTCTGGATAGGGAGAGGCCGGCAGGACAATATCAGAAAGAGTAAACTGACTCTCTCTCTGTCGGTGGCAGCGGAACTGAAGGATTGCTTGGGGGACTTCATCGAGCACTACGCTCACTTGGGCCTGAAAGGTCACCGGCAGGAGCTTGGCCACAGCAAAGAGCAAAGCTCCAGGAGGAGACAGAAGCACTCGGCACCCTCCCCGCCAGTCTCAGTGGGGTCCGAAGAGCACCCTCATAGTGTCCTCAAAACAGACTATATAGAGAGGGACAATAGGAAATATTATCTAGATCTAAAAGAAAATCAACGGGGTCGCTTCCTAAGGATTAGACAGACCATGATGCGGGGGACTGGCATGATAGGTTATTTTGGCCACAGTTTGGGCCAAGAGCAGACAATTGTCCTCCCAGCTCAAGGAATGATTGAGTTTCGTGATGCCTTGGTTCAGCTAATTGAAGATTATGGCGAAGGGGACATAGAAGAGCGAAGAGGTGGAGACGATGACCCACTTGAACTCCCAGAGGGGACTTCTTTCAGAGTGGACAATAAAAGGTTCTACTTTGATGTGGGCTCTAATAAATATGGAATTTTCCTGAAGGTAAGTGAGGTGAGGCCACCTTACCGTAATACTATTACTGTTCCATTCAAAGCATGGACAAGGTTTGGGGAAAATTTTATCAAGTATGAAGAAGAGATGAGGAAAATTTGCAACAGCcataaggaaaagagaatggaTGGCAGAAGGGCCAGTGGTGAAGAACAAGAATGCCTCGACTAG
- the PURG gene encoding purine-rich element-binding protein gamma isoform X4, which yields MERARRRGGGGGGRGRGGKNVGGSGLSKSRLYPQAQHSHYPHYAASATPNLTGGAAEIQELASKRVDIQKKRFYLDVKQSSRGRFLKIAEVWIGRGRQDNIRKSKLTLSLSVAAELKDCLGDFIEHYAHLGLKGHRQELGHSKEQSSRRRQKHSAPSPPVSVGSEEHPHSVLKTDYIERDNRKYYLDLKENQRGRFLRIRQTMMRGTGMIGYFGHSLGQEQTIVLPAQGMIEFRDALVQLIEDYGEGDIEERRGGDDDPLELPEGTSFRVDNKRFYFDVGSNKYGIFLK from the coding sequence ATGGAAAGAGCCAGGCGAAGGGGAGGCGGCGGCGGTGGCCGCGGCCGCGGAGGCAAGAATGTAGGGGGCTCTGGCCTAAGCAAGAGTAGACTCTATCCTCAGGCCCAGCACTCCCACTACCCCCACTACGCGGCTTCAGCCACCCCTAATCTGACGGGAGGTGCCGCCGAAATCCAGGAGCTGGCCTCCAAACGAGTGGACATCCAGAAAAAGAGGTTTTACCTGGACGTGAAGCAAAGCTCCCGGGGCCGATTTCTAAAGATAGCCGAAGTCTGGATAGGGAGAGGCCGGCAGGACAATATCAGAAAGAGTAAACTGACTCTCTCTCTGTCGGTGGCAGCGGAACTGAAGGATTGCTTGGGGGACTTCATCGAGCACTACGCTCACTTGGGCCTGAAAGGTCACCGGCAGGAGCTTGGCCACAGCAAAGAGCAAAGCTCCAGGAGGAGACAGAAGCACTCGGCACCCTCCCCGCCAGTCTCAGTGGGGTCCGAAGAGCACCCTCATAGTGTCCTCAAAACAGACTATATAGAGAGGGACAATAGGAAATATTATCTAGATCTAAAAGAAAATCAACGGGGTCGCTTCCTAAGGATTAGACAGACCATGATGCGGGGGACTGGCATGATAGGTTATTTTGGCCACAGTTTGGGCCAAGAGCAGACAATTGTCCTCCCAGCTCAAGGAATGATTGAGTTTCGTGATGCCTTGGTTCAGCTAATTGAAGATTATGGCGAAGGGGACATAGAAGAGCGAAGAGGTGGAGACGATGACCCACTTGAACTCCCAGAGGGGACTTCTTTCAGAGTGGACAATAAAAGGTTCTACTTTGATGTGGGCTCTAATAAATATGGAATTTTCCTGAAG